The Vibrio aphrogenes genomic interval TTTGCTCTTGGTTTTCTTCTGATAGCAGGAGTGGCTTTGGTGGCTGGATTTCGTTGGTCACATTATCTCAAGCAAAAGAGAAAAGAGCGGCAACATCATCAACACTTATTAGAGTCCGTCTATAATTTAAGTTATCAAGGTATCGGTGTAGTGGATGAACACGCACATTTAATTTCTAGTAATTTGACTTTGAAAGAGTTGGTTTCGGCACCTCAATTTGATTATGAGCAGCCAGTTTGGGCGTTTGCCGGCTGGTCTGAAGTGAGTAAGAATAAAGTACAACAGGCACTGGAGGATGTAAAAAAAAGGGGTATTGTCCGTTTTGAAGGGGAGCTAATTGATAGTCGTATCGGCCCAGCGGTGTTTGACATAACGATAAAAAAGCTACCTAACATCGACAATAGCGGACGTTATTATTTATTTGAAGGTAAAGATATTACAGCCAAAAAGCAGGCAGAGAAGCAATTACTCGAAAGTGAAGCGCGTTTTAGAACGTATTATGACTTACAACCGGTGATGATGTTAACCGTTGATGAACATGACATTATCCAAGCGGCTAATAAATTTACAGCAGAATTACTCGGGTATTCGTTGGAGCAGCTATTAGGCCATAAATTACAAGAATTCTATTGTTCATCCTCCCAGCTAACGGCTCAATTGACATTAGGACAAGTGAAGCCACCTCAGCTCACCGAGTCCACCACACCCTTTGTTGTTAGGCGAGAAATTCGTTATTTGGATGTCAATAAACGAACTGTGTGGATTCGAGAAAATATTCGTCAAATTCCTGCAACACAACAATTACTGATTGTGGGCGAAGATATTTCAGAGATGCATTTATTGGCTGAGACATTAGATTTTCAAGCCCATCATGACTTATTAACCAGTTTATATAATCGCAATCATTTTGAACAAGAACTGGCGCGGGCATTATTAGAAGTTAAACAACAAAACCGTTCCCATGGCTTGCTTTATTTGGATTTAGATCAGTTCAAGCTCATCAATGATACGGTGGGGCATGAAGCTGGAGATGCGGCGATCATCTATAGCGCACAATTATTGACAGATATCACGCCACCATCGGCAGAGCTTGCCAGAACGGGAGGTGATGAATTTGCAATTTTATTGCGTGATACCAATGAAAATGAACTTATTCAATTTGCCCAAAAAGTTCTGCACGCTTTTAAAATCAACCATTTTACTTGGAACGGTATTCATTTTAATTTGAACTGTTCGATTGGCTTACGCCTTATCGATCACAGTGCGACCTCCACTCAACAAATCCATGCTCAAGTTGATACCGCTTGCCATTTAGCCAAAGAAGAAGGGCGTAACCGAGCGCACTTGTACCGAGCTGATGATGAGAACTTACGTCACCGTGAACTAGAAATGGAATGCGTGAACCAAGTGTATGATGCATTGGCGCACGACCGTGTGGATTTATACGCTCAGCCTATTATTGACTTGGCGACTACCCCAAGCGAGAACATGTATTTCGAAGTTTTAGTCCGCCTGCGAGATAAAGACAATCGACTTATTTCGCCAGGCATATTTATGCCAGCGATTGAACGGTATAACTTAGCGCACTTAATTGATCGCGCTGTGTTTGAAAAAACATTAACGTGGTTTGAAGCGCGACCTGAAATAGTTGCTAGACTTGCGCGTTGCTCGATTAACTTATCCGGCCAATCGATGGGAGATAAAGACTTTGTAGGCTTTTTGATTGAGCGGATAAAAAACACCTCGCTCCCAACCAGTAAACTTTGCATTGAGATCACCGAAACTGCCGCGGTGGGTAATATGAAAGATGCCATGGATTTCTTTACCCAATTGAAAGCCTTAGGTTGCATGATCGCCTTGGATGATTTTGGCTCAGGCTTGTCGTCTTTTGCCTATTTAAAAACCTTACCGCTGGATATTGTTAAGATTGACGGCTGTTTTGTTCGCGATATGCATCAAGATGAGATGGATCGCGTGTTAGTGAAATCCATTCATGATTTAGTGAAGCAGTTAGGTAAGAAAACCGTCGCAGAGTTTGTTGAAAATGAAGAAATTCTCGCAGAATT includes:
- a CDS encoding EAL domain-containing protein; amino-acid sequence: MLFFALGFLLIAGVALVAGFRWSHYLKQKRKERQHHQHLLESVYNLSYQGIGVVDEHAHLISSNLTLKELVSAPQFDYEQPVWAFAGWSEVSKNKVQQALEDVKKRGIVRFEGELIDSRIGPAVFDITIKKLPNIDNSGRYYLFEGKDITAKKQAEKQLLESEARFRTYYDLQPVMMLTVDEHDIIQAANKFTAELLGYSLEQLLGHKLQEFYCSSSQLTAQLTLGQVKPPQLTESTTPFVVRREIRYLDVNKRTVWIRENIRQIPATQQLLIVGEDISEMHLLAETLDFQAHHDLLTSLYNRNHFEQELARALLEVKQQNRSHGLLYLDLDQFKLINDTVGHEAGDAAIIYSAQLLTDITPPSAELARTGGDEFAILLRDTNENELIQFAQKVLHAFKINHFTWNGIHFNLNCSIGLRLIDHSATSTQQIHAQVDTACHLAKEEGRNRAHLYRADDENLRHRELEMECVNQVYDALAHDRVDLYAQPIIDLATTPSENMYFEVLVRLRDKDNRLISPGIFMPAIERYNLAHLIDRAVFEKTLTWFEARPEIVARLARCSINLSGQSMGDKDFVGFLIERIKNTSLPTSKLCIEITETAAVGNMKDAMDFFTQLKALGCMIALDDFGSGLSSFAYLKTLPLDIVKIDGCFVRDMHQDEMDRVLVKSIHDLVKQLGKKTVAEFVENEEILAELISMEVDYAQGYLISEPLPLEQLVKRMMNRPVFHDTSHLLSHS